In the Onychostoma macrolepis isolate SWU-2019 chromosome 08, ASM1243209v1, whole genome shotgun sequence genome, ctgaacaatatatatatttttttttctagccTAATTTaagctataataataataataataattgttttggaGCTGTATCTGCATAATTAGAAAATAGCTGCCCTAGGGGCATTGCCAATATGGCTGCCAAGTACACTGACTTGCCTTGAAAGTAACTTTGTAGATACACAACAGTATGTGGATAATCTGGAGTGTAACCCTGATGTTTATTTGTGCTTCATGTGCATCATGTGATGCTGATCTTCAGGTCACTCCAGAGGTTCCTTGTCCTCCTCTCTTTCAATGTTTTTCCGCTCCTCTCCTGAACCCGCCTCTTTCGCTTTCTTCTTCAGCTCCCTTTGATACTTGGCATTAATTGCTGCATACGCACATCCGTAGACAGCTGCTGCCAACATCATCAAACACACAATTCCACAAACCACTCCCGTGATGACCACTGTGGCTATGGCACGTCTGTAGTTCGCAGGCCGGGATCTCTGCTTGGCCTCACACTCAGGTAGTATCGCTTCTCCTGGGGGGCTGAAATCACTCCCGGATGGTGCTCTGGGGCTTGGATGGAGCTGTCCGCTGAGCATGCGATGCTTGTTGTCCAGGTAGTGGATGTTGGCGAACAGGTAGCTGTAGCTGGTGATCATGCAGGAGTGGAAAAGCTCGTAGGGAATGTGCCGGAGGTCCCGCTCCAGCATGAGATGAGGCTGGACGCATGTGACGCTGTCGACCACTCCACCTAAGAACAAGAGAAAATTATGAAGCTGAAATGGCTAACAAATGGAGGTCGTCTTCACTATATGGCTTTCACATCGTTTTTTCATCATTCTAAAGACTGCTTTTAACCCTAAGCAGAGGAACATTTCACATTTGTAATTTATAAGCAGTCTTAGTGCCACTTTTCACCTGGGGAATGTAAAGTCTGAAATGCCATCTTAAGAATACCCAGGATTAATTGTTAATAACCCTGGGAAAATTATGAGCAGTGTACTGTAAAACGTGAAAGAAAGATTATCCTCAATTTAGCTTACCCTGGGTTTAGAATGATGCAGGGTTAACAAGTGTAAAAAGCCTTTATGTAAAGTTCAGGGCTGGTAAACAGAAAATTGCTTTTTCTATCTCTGCGTGGAGCAAGCCACGGACTGTCAAAACTGAGCAAAACAGTGTAGGTTGCTTTAGCAGATTTGTTTGTGTCATAAGATTATATTGACGGTAGGAAAAAGTCTTGGAAACAAATTCCACCATCTCAGTCATGAGGCAATATACTGATTgtgtgaattttttatttatttattttattttatttttttggcagaATCTGTGCAGTAAATATATCAAGAATAAATATATGGAGCTCTGCGTATTccacatgtatatattattttaatgaacaaaGATCAAAATGTTTGTATGTCATTTGTGTGATTAGTATTTTTTCCCTGGCAAGGGGGGTTGAAAATAAACCAtgttcagcaaaaaaaaataaaataaaaaaataaaataaaataaataaaataaacatcggGTCACCCTGTGCTCCAGCATTTCAAATAAACTCACAGCAGCAGTTCAAAAGAGACATGCAAGACTGATGCAAAAACATGTTCCTTGATCTGCCGACTGGAGGGAAAATCCATGGAGCTCTAACAGGTGTGGCCCAAATCTGGAGTCTGCTCCCAGTTGTCAGCTGCTTTAAAACTGTTTGTCAGCTGGTCAGCCAATTCAATTGTGAGATACACGATTAACTCATTCACACCTACCTAGAAAAGCATGGCACTGGTAGAGTGCAAGACTGGACACTCATGCTAAACTTTTTGCTTTTGgtaataaatttataataataacaatataaatatacatatgttTCAGCAGaattgtcataattatgaaatttacttagctaaaaaaaaaaatcttacaaattAAGAATTGAGGTATGTATTATTGATTCATTGACTGATTGATTAAACACTTTTTTGTGGATTTGACCATTTTGTTACCTTTGAAGGCAAATGTCTCCAACCATAGTTTGAGTCCTATCAGATGACAGTCACATCTCCAAGGATTGCCCTTCAGCTGCAGAACTTTAAGATTCCCAAGAGCCTCAAGGTGTATACGGTCCACCTTAGTTAGCCGATTGTAGTGGAGTGACAGATGGGTCAGAGAGTGGAAACTATCGGCAAGAGCTCCAGGTAGACCACCTATGGTGTTAAAGGACAAGTCCAATATGGTTAGATTTCTTATTGAAACCAGAAGGCGTCGATCAACTTCCCGAATAGAGTTATTGGCCAGGCTGAGGACCTTTAAGCTTCTAAGTCCCAAAAGGGCACTAGGGGAAAGCGTTGTGATTGAATTGTTTGCTAGGTCCAGAATTTGAAGTTGTGGTGTCTCTCGAAAGGACATGGAGCCCAGGCCTCGCAGACGGTTATTTTGAAGATATAGCTCCAGGGTGTCTTGATGAAGTTTATGTGGAATATCATATAATCCTCGTCCTCGGCAATCCACCACTTTGGCATGAGTGTCACACGAGCACTCCTTGGGGCAAGAGGAGACTGTCTGGAATAATAACAGACTGGATAATGCAAAGACCACACCTGGTGAAGAGATAGAAAAATGGAGTAAATTACCATTGGATTCATTTGGCCTTGATTTCAGCCTTTTCTGCTTCTCGGACAAACAGTACATTAAAAATGATGATACAATCATCAGACATGAATCAGTCACTTACAATTCAGATGAAAACACATAAAGTGATCCAACGGTATCTGCTACCTGTTGCTCTTTATATAGCTGGTAACCTTCATTGTAATGTGTAGTCCCATTTACAGCTCTAGTAATCCTGATTTGGTAATCTATTTAAAGTGGGATATATAGTACATTCAACTTAAtccacatacatacactcatgTAAAGTATAATCTACAACAAATCTTAACtgctttcattgtttttatcatTGCAAAATGTATGATTATGAGAAACATATGAATGCGTGTATatgagacattttttttaaagtttttaaaacattttgttaataaaatccAAGCTTAATACCCCTCCACATTCAAGttttatgagaaataaaaagtttaaatgacactttaaatgtatttattgtggaGGATGATCTGACAGAAAAGGATAAATTGTTCCAAAACTTGTTACCAGTATCAAAATGGCATAATCACCTGTCAATAGCTGTAGGAAATTTTCATCAATTCAACCGTTAATGTCCCTTAAGCAAACTAAAAGAGAAGTCTACAAATTTGCTGCCATGCCTCAGGCTTGCCTGTGTGTCTTTTTCAGACAAAACGGCTAATGACGTATAATTCAGGCACCTATTTATACTCACGGGCACTCTGTGTGTTACATCATGGACTGCCTTCTGCCTATAAATTACGGCATCCCCCATAGCATCAACACCAACAGCTCAGTTCTGTACATCTTTAAACAACTTAGTAGGAATAGCATCAAGAGGTGCAGGTGTAATTTGTACTTTGATGCCAgtgattttgtttaaaaaaagctgCAGAACTGCTCACCAGAACTACCAATTCATCTACTCACTAACTCCAAAATTGGATCAGGGCTAGCTGCTATGAGACAGTTTAATACAGagtttaaaatggaaaacatctttaaactataagaatttttggatattaggttaaaaatgtttaaccTTTGCAGAGCAGCTTCCTggtattaaagtgcccctattatggatttttgaaaatgacctttcatccagtgtgtaacacagctctaagtgaatgtaAATATCTTACAAAGTGTTAAATCtcaaagtgcaccgtgtataaagttattgtctctcaaaagaaagagtcaactctgaatcattgaaacaagttgtttttaaaatgaatcttaagcctcaacatgaaacattagcatattgcctgcCCACTTGTTTCCACTAggtgccactaggtgccgcttttggagcgttaaaaatAGTTGTTTCCCCTataacggctgtacacaaagcagcactgcctctgctttaaatgaaattgaccaatcggaccaatcaccgcagattaacGTCAcccaaaggaggggtttggaaaaatgaatcattgagcgaatcgttagggagtcgttgagcaaataaggtaaaaataaatgcatattataagaaaatgaaagtgttttttgaccttgcatgcatgtcaacctctTGTTgaggactcccaaaaccaaaatatgaacctttcataacctataataggggcactttaaaacatGCTATTTTGCAGAAGGTATAGTCCTGGAAGTGATTACAGCATCATTTTCAGGGATATAACCAGGTTAGCAAGTTTATTGtgatttgacattttttatgtGCAAAAATAGATTGTGCACTTTTGAGGGTGAAATAAAGAGtgtatttctgtcatgacagTTCTTGGAGAGATTGGCATGTTAATGGACATACATGGCAGTGTTAATTTATTTGACCTTGGTGGAATAGATTTGCTTCAGTGCTGCAGCTGTGGCAGAGCAAGTACAGAGACTTCTTACAGCcaataagtcaagtcaagtcacctttatttataaagtgcTTTTAACagtacagattgtgtcaaagcacttaacagtatcaaattggaggatagagtgtcagtaatgtataatgataagattaaacactcaattttcagttaaaggcatttcattattgaattcagagatgtcattgtctagctcagtttagtttaaatagtatctgtgcaatcaaatcggtgaTCAAATGTCACAGTAAcactaataaagtaaaaaataaatgactcatGACTCAATACATCCACTGACATGCAAATATAACAAACATGAAATTACCCATAGCAGAtatatacaggtggagctgcgGAAAGTGGAGGTTTTCTGAAAGTGCGATGCAAACTGCTACAGGACATGGAGATATAGTATGATTGGTGTCTTTTATAGCCATTATTTTCAGATAGGGAAACAGGTAACTATTTGCATAAACCTCAGCACATTGAAAAGGAAACTAAGGTAGTTCCaatcaagaatgtttagatggACTGGTTTCTGCCAGTAGACTTGAAGGATGCAAGCAGTGTTCAAATTGCTTCTCATCACCGTGTCATGTATCATGGAATGGAGTTTGCATTTTCAGATGGTGCTGAGGCTTTTGGAAATGGGCTTAATCTCCCTTGGGGATGTATAGCTCACAGGTAACCACAGGGCCTCAAATATGTTTTGCTTCTAATCCAATTGCTGAACCAAGGAATCTGACTTATTGATTGTGCAGATGTGGCCCAATTAAACCAACCAATTCTTTCATGGACAAAGCAAGTTGCTAGCTGTGTTTCCATTACTGATTTGCataaatcttttgcaacattttaaaaatccaaaaaacaaaacaaaaagctatGTCTGTGTTTCCATTAACCAATGTTATGcgactaaaataaaataaaaaaattaaaattcagtttgCGCAATTTGAAGGGTAATGGAAATGCAGctactgtctttatgaatgtgTCACTGAATCATAGACCAATtcttcataaatattaaaccatCCAAGAACAAAACACCACTCTGGTGTGGTCTTGCAGAATTAGAATTTAAATACTTAGGACACACacttaattaagaaattatgcCATGGGATgaatttaaataactaaattatatatatatatatatatatatatatacacagcggtgtgaaaaagtttttgcccccttcctatttttttttttttttttgcatatttgtcacacttgagtgattcagatcatcaaactaattttaatattacacaaagataaatacagtaaatacaaaatgcagttttgaaataaatcaTGATTAaaccctcctgttaaatcatgaaagaactgtgattaaccacattattttagaaagctgagttaaagatgaaaatagatcattttattaatgtgtattatatttggaatgtatacctggcaatttaagaacggagaggtggttgtaacatcacaaacaacgtgagtttcagcagagcgtACATGTtcaggcttttacacagcagaaataaacatgacaacagccactatatattatataagataataaacacacaattacaataggatatggtttgtatgtgattttcttgagatttggatattttcataacaataatgaatgtgtacatctgaaatgttcatttgtacagtgaaaaaaaggctataaatagcatattttaagtaaacgaccaaattccacatgtgatcgcaaaaggaagttattacaaactcTCGATGGTGGTTTAGTGAGTTTTGAGTTAAAGTGCaatattaatctcataaattgtcttatgtagcatgatgctaatgttagctctaatgcacctgcagaataGGTGCagttcttcttcataatgcattttgccataatacttcatgtaaggtcgcaagaaaatgttttgttgtatttatttacaaatatgtctgaaaatagttgggtaaatgtatactgggattgaagcgatgtggcttggtaaacattttattgccagtataaaggctgataatggatgaaaaaaaacaaaagaataatgataaaagaataataaggattgtgtctcatacctggcggaagtgtgaaagattctgtttccttaaactagttcggcatgcatttctttatttcaacactttTACAGGTacatcctagtattttaaatttgcaattaattgtgattaatcacagtccatggcTGTGATTAACATGATTACAtcttttaattgattgacagcactcatatatatatatatgtatgtgtatatacagtgtgtatatatatatatatatacatacacgtgtgtgtgtgtgtgtgtgtgtgtatatatatatatatatatatatacacgtgtgtgtgtgtgtgtgtgtgtgtatatatatatatatatatatgtgtgtgtgtgtgtgtgtgtgtgtatagtcattttattaatataatatatatttagtgtCGGAGGGTTATGGAGAGGTCAAATGGATTCAGTGTGGGAAGATTATTggactataaaataaatatctggCTTTTAGCTGTTGCATTTGCAAAGCGATTTACTAGACACTTACTACAatcccaggtgaaaaaaagtacacttccataatgtacttaaagtgctctagttttgcacactaattttgtacttaatatactaagaatgattctttagtacttcttaagataaacttaagatcatctaagtgtactcaactgtgctattttggaacaccatgaatatgaactaaaatccGCTTTTAACATGCTATCTCTGTATTTAGtcatcttaagaagtactaaagaatcattttagtatgctaaatacaaaattagtgcgcgtaaatagagcactttaagtacattatggaagcgCACttatttttcacctgggatGCCAGTCACTCACAATAGAGCAACTTGAAGCTAAGTACTTTATTTAAGGGCTCATAAATGGTGATATTCACCCTTGTGGATTTTACTAAATAAGAATGTTTTTAAAGCCCCAACCCTAGTCGTAAAATCTCACTGTTTGATGAGAACCAAcaagcatttttattattattatttttcttcccTTCTTATACAGAAATAACATTTGTGCAGTGTTTGGAGTGAATTTGTTCACTGACCTGAAGGGCTGCTAAATTAAGGACACAAACATCAGACTAATGAGAACAGGGCTGTCCTCCCTCCATATTTTCAACCatattgcattttgtgtgtgtgtgtgtgtgtgtgtgtgtgtgtgtgtgtatacacatgAGGTGATGTTTTACCTTCAAATTGTATGTTTTTGAGTCAGATTACACAAATTCAGATGAAAtcacaatagtaatatttactAATTCTCAGAATtaaaatttgggtgaactattctttcgAATAACAACTAGTATTATGTTAATCCACAGATTCTGTAGTACAATTTGATATATAACAATTACATAAATTTCAcctaaggaaaaaaaaaaaaacaatctaaaaataCCATGGCTGATTAAAGAGGAGGGTCATAACActacttttgtaaaataaaatgtttttgcctttttaaattATGGGATAGATTTGGAGTACGGGGATAATGGAAGttgatgataaaatatttaacaaattaatttgaataaaaaatccaaataaataaataatgcatgtaTGTAGAAAAACTAATGTTGTTTTTAGTGAACTGATAATGAATTAgtgagttgatgaaaagctaGTAATTACTTAAATCgaaagtaacattaaaataaacaaatgaggCTGCAcacttttatcaaaataaaagtgaaatggATATAGGTCTTATCATATTGTGATTGTTAATCAAAGTTTGTGATTCAAAAAACTAGATAGTCTGTTGCGctgtgtgtttcagagtgaCGAGCAGCACTTCATTTACACACAAGCAGCTGATAATATCCTGTTTTCAGAGCAGTTCGGGTTCATAGTATATGCTGTTTCTCACCAGCTCTGTCTGTGAAAGCGCTGTGAGTTTAATGTGCATTTTGGAATATGATGTGTGCTATGTTCACTTTATTTACATTCACATTCGCATAGTTGACAGCTTTTTTGTGGACAGAGGTTTACAGCATTTCACCAAtattctgccaaaataaaagcacaaagatgttaaaaattgaatatttgaaattaaagaatttagaacaaatatttttattgtaacttgTAGTGTTGGTTCTTATAAAGAGTGTAAACACCCTTAAATGTAACTGTTATCTGTTTACAGTATTTCAAATGCCTTGTGACCTTTAACCGACCAAGTGAACCATGAACATGCAAACGTGTcactaaatcaaaatattaacttGAAACGTCATAgggaactttaaatattttacatctaaggggttcagctgacaaaaaccTTTGGTAACCTCTGTTTTATTCAGTTAATTCTTTAGAGCTTTGCTGCACTTCAGTacatagaaacaaacaaaacaaaacaaaaggccaaaaaaacataaataaaacccTCTTTAACACACATAGAGTGTCTGAACAGTTTGTCATATCAGTGATTATTTTTGATGTTAAGTAGACCAGTAACACAAAGATTATATCTGGTTTAATTTTCGAGTATATTTCTGTTGTCTGAACTCACCTGCCATGGTTTCTAGAGTGTTCCTCCTGTCAGTGTGTCCAGGGTAAGTCCAGCATGTCTGATCAGATTAAAGCTCACAATCCCAGTAATAAGAACTTGTGTTACTGGACGACAgtcattttcttcttctgtgcCTCTTTCTATCTCTCTTTCGTTCTCTATAAATGTGTATACATGCAAATACCTTCATGTTTTGCTCTGTATCATCTTTACATCCATTGCCTCATACATATccacacacaataaaaacacactCTCATTGTCAAGggccactctctctctctctctctctctctctatcacacacacacacacacacacacacacacagtgttctGTTGAACTGCTCTGACATCACAGAGTGTCCGCAGGCAGAGAACTGGCAGAGTATGCCCTAGCATTTCTCTCGTTTccctcacacacagacacacacacacacacacacacacacacacacacacacacatgcacatgccTGAAGCTGCTTCACCAGCTCACGCGGTGTTGCTCACATGCACACTGCCTTCAGAAAGCACTGACCTCCTTTGCATTTTCCAAATGTTAGGCTGTGTGCACTGTCCTTAAGAAGCTATCACACCCTTCAGTGTTTCTGGGTACGTTCCCATTCAATCACTGTTTAGACTGAAGAACATACAGCCATTTGAAGATGTTTATTTACTATGTTAATTTAAGTCTGGATTCATTTTTGCTGAGTGCTCTGGGCCTAAAAATGTAGTGTCATCATGCTGGATGCTACATGTTGTGTTTTATATGCTCATCCACCACTCATCACCACATGCCAGTATCCCAAATATTCTTTAATTAGGTTAACCAGGAAATCAACCACGAAAGACCATTCTGGTCCAGCAGATAAACTAGAACCAAACCAACACCGGCCAGCATTAACTAGTCTGGACCAGCACAGAACATCACAGCAGGGCAAACTAGCACGTCCTGATTTTGCTGAGTTAGATGTGTTCCTAGCTCGACATATTTTGTTGACTCTGGAACAACATTTTGATCCAAAAAATGTATCTTGACCGTatccctacacctaaacctaaccttaaccATGAGTAAgccctaaaatcagaggaaatGATAGATGAAAGACactgatgtacaagcaccaaacactgattgtaagCCTAAACttcttcaaatctgattggttaatcacaatgttgttccagggtcaacaaagatgttgatccaggaacatgtcacACTTGGTTCTATTCTAATAGGTCTTAGGATttgtcacatatatatatatatatacagtggggcaaaaaagtatttagtcagccaccaattgtgcaagttctcccacataaaaagatgagagaggcctgtaattttcatcataggtatacctcaactatgagagacaaaatgagaaaaaaaatccagaaaatcacattgtaggatttttaaagaatttatttgcaaattatggtggaaaataagtatttggtcaataacaaaatttcatctcaatactttgttatataccctttgttggcaatgacagaggtcaaacgtgttctgtaagtcttcacaaggttttcacacactgttgctggtattttggcccattcctccatgcagatctcctctagagcagtaatgttttggggctgtcgctgggcaacacagactccaaagattttcaatggagttgagatctggagactggctaggccactccaggaccttgaaatgcttcttacgaagccactccttcgttgcccgggcggtgtgtttgggatcattgtcatgctgaaagacccagccacgtttcatcttcaatgcccttgctgatggaaggaggttttcactcaaaatctcacgatacatggccccattcattctttcatttacacggatcagtcgtcctggtccctttgcagaaaaacagccccaaagcatgatgtttccacccccatgcttcacagtaggtatggtgttctttggatgcaactcagcattctttctcctccaaacacgacaagttgagattttaccaaaaagttctattttggtttcatctgaccatatggcattctcccaatcctcttctggatcatccaaatgctctctagcaaacttcagacgggcccggacatgtactggcttaagcagggggacacgtctggcactgcaggatttgaggcctttgttactttggtcccagctctctgcaggtcattcactaggtccccctgtgtggttctgggatttttgctcacagttcttgtgatcattttgaccccatggggtgagatcttgcgtggagccccagatcgagggagattatcagtggtcttgtatgtcttccattttctaataattgctcccacagttgatttcttcacaccaagctgcttacctattgcagattcagtcttcccagcctggtgcaggtctacaattttgtttctggtgtcctttgacagctctttggtcttggccatggtggagtttggagttggactgtttgagttTGTatacaggtgtcttttatactgataacaagttcaaacagatgccattaatacaggtaacgagtggaggacagaggaacctcttaaagaagaagttacaggtctgtgagagccagaaatcttgcttgtttgtaggtgaccaaatacttattttacagaggaatttaccaattaattctttaaaaatcctacaatgtgattttctggatttttttttctcattttgtctctcatagttgaggtatacctatgatgtaaattacaggcctctctcatctttttaagtgggagaacttgcacaattggtggctgactaaaaacttttttgccccactgtatatatatatatatatatataatactttttttttttttctcagatgaGACTTTCTTCAAATTACTTTCCTAAATACAGTTAGCTGATATCTGGTCAGTTTCTTCTATTTTCTTTGAACTCTGAAATTCTGTCGTTGTGCCGCTT is a window encoding:
- the LOC131546143 gene encoding leucine-rich repeat and transmembrane domain-containing protein 1 codes for the protein MAGVVFALSSLLLFQTVSSCPKECSCDTHAKVVDCRGRGLYDIPHKLHQDTLELYLQNNRLRGLGSMSFRETPQLQILDLANNSITTLSPSALLGLRSLKVLSLANNSIREVDRRLLVSIRNLTILDLSFNTIGGLPGALADSFHSLTHLSLHYNRLTKVDRIHLEALGNLKVLQLKGNPWRCDCHLIGLKLWLETFAFKGGVVDSVTCVQPHLMLERDLRHIPYELFHSCMITSYSYLFANIHYLDNKHRMLSGQLHPSPRAPSGSDFSPPGEAILPECEAKQRSRPANYRRAIATVVITGVVCGIVCLMMLAAAVYGCAYAAINAKYQRELKKKAKEAGSGEERKNIEREEDKEPLE